The Akkermansia sp. N21116 genome includes a region encoding these proteins:
- a CDS encoding GH116 family glycosyl-hydrolase: MIVPAILTRKKLFVHAIAVWGTVVVQAAGVYPNEAVVPVDKKLSPEWVASLTDRGQLTTVSSGPGLSHVGMPVGGLFCGTVYLGGDGKLWLWDVFNDNRQGVMPRSLVWNGARIRSRDGASYVHPDSAQPSPFRKGFPEESQKIAKSGDDEFSGQEQMEQGFAIKVGDHVRTMDRNGWNRVVFTGTYPIGTVDYSDQNFPVSVRLEAFSPFIPLNTDDSSLPCTVMSFTIWNCTDSTVNGTIGGWLKNAVCCNSGTGLGMRVNKADPNGGMPHVLMTAEEGEWVAVPGREDVSFEDFEREDYAGWKVEGTAFDKTPLDNARIPPYMGDIGMHGSRAAVSHNVRTGGDVMAGDSHTGSLLSPEFTIDREFIRFSIAGGRKPGREKEGGTGIELLVDGKAVCSATGHNSNRLRPDAFPVKDYIGKKARLRIYDGAQGSWGNIIVDHIVFSDSPAPPARPLKEEADFGSFCFALASPGKGTRAMTSLPARNTEQALFGMDGSQPSVGNVRFDKDKPLGGLTRDFSIPAGESVQVDFILAWYFPNIYLNTMGDTGRPDTDGKKGRRHYAARFSNANDVASYVADHWKSLVGGTKLWRDTWYDSSLPFWFLDRTFANTSTLATTTSHRLTNGRFYAWEGVGACEGTCTHVWQYAQAPARLFPDIERVTRDRVDLGIGFHPETGGIGMRAEHNRQPAIDGQCGRIMGIWREHTMSADDSFLNKVWPRAKKAVQYVLDHDRDGDGILDGAQENTLDAAWYGEIAWTSIEALGAFKAGEEMALAVGDGEFAKLCRDRREKGRKAVEARLFNGKWFIQKKDEAHPNVFGTYNGSFIDQLFGQSMAYQCGLGELISPDRQKKALRSIWDNNFSPDLTEYLKHVRPLGRPYYVEGEGGTLMCTNALNESDPYKGSSWTHGYLNECMSGFEHQLASHMMRAGMVKEALAVTRAIHDRYSAEKRNPYNEIECSDHYARAMASYGTFLSACGYDYNGPEGKLGFNPRMSPENFKAAFTTAEGWGTYSQEKQGNAWMAGVTLKYGQLTLRELKLAFPLKKVRVTVDGKPAPDFKVEKGVLVWGTPLTLKAEQTLTVQTGA, encoded by the coding sequence ATGATTGTCCCGGCCATTTTAACCAGAAAAAAACTGTTTGTTCATGCCATTGCCGTATGGGGGACGGTTGTCGTCCAGGCTGCCGGCGTTTATCCGAATGAAGCCGTTGTTCCGGTTGACAAGAAGCTTTCTCCGGAATGGGTGGCTTCCCTGACGGATCGCGGACAGTTGACAACCGTGAGTTCCGGTCCGGGGCTTTCCCATGTCGGCATGCCGGTGGGAGGCCTGTTTTGCGGGACTGTCTATTTGGGTGGAGATGGCAAGCTGTGGCTTTGGGATGTATTCAATGACAACCGGCAGGGAGTCATGCCTCGGTCATTGGTCTGGAACGGCGCCAGGATACGGTCCCGCGATGGAGCCAGCTATGTGCATCCTGATTCGGCCCAGCCTTCTCCGTTCAGGAAAGGGTTTCCGGAGGAATCGCAAAAGATCGCCAAGTCCGGAGACGATGAATTCTCCGGTCAGGAACAAATGGAGCAGGGATTTGCCATCAAGGTGGGCGACCATGTCCGGACTATGGACAGGAACGGATGGAACAGAGTGGTTTTCACGGGGACATATCCCATTGGTACGGTTGATTATTCGGATCAGAATTTCCCCGTGTCCGTCCGTTTGGAAGCCTTTTCTCCTTTCATCCCCTTGAATACGGACGATTCTTCCCTTCCATGTACCGTGATGAGTTTTACGATTTGGAATTGTACGGATAGCACTGTGAACGGGACGATTGGCGGATGGCTTAAAAACGCTGTCTGCTGCAATAGCGGCACCGGTCTTGGCATGCGGGTGAACAAGGCGGATCCGAATGGGGGGATGCCTCACGTGCTGATGACGGCGGAAGAGGGGGAATGGGTAGCGGTTCCCGGCAGGGAAGATGTGAGCTTTGAAGATTTCGAGCGGGAGGATTATGCCGGCTGGAAGGTCGAAGGTACGGCTTTTGACAAAACTCCACTGGATAATGCCCGTATCCCCCCGTATATGGGAGACATCGGGATGCACGGTTCGAGGGCTGCCGTTTCTCACAATGTCCGAACGGGAGGAGACGTTATGGCGGGAGACTCCCATACGGGTAGCCTGCTGAGCCCGGAATTCACGATTGACCGGGAATTTATCAGATTTTCAATTGCTGGAGGCCGGAAACCCGGCCGAGAGAAAGAAGGAGGGACGGGAATCGAATTGCTGGTTGACGGCAAAGCCGTATGCTCTGCAACGGGGCATAATTCCAACCGTTTGCGCCCCGATGCTTTTCCCGTGAAGGATTACATCGGGAAGAAAGCCCGTTTGCGAATTTATGATGGGGCACAGGGAAGCTGGGGCAATATCATTGTGGATCATATCGTTTTTTCCGATTCTCCGGCTCCTCCTGCCCGTCCCTTGAAAGAAGAAGCGGATTTCGGTTCGTTCTGTTTTGCTTTGGCGAGTCCCGGGAAAGGTACTCGTGCTATGACCAGTCTTCCTGCGAGAAATACGGAGCAAGCTCTGTTCGGGATGGATGGTTCGCAGCCATCCGTGGGGAATGTCCGTTTCGACAAGGATAAGCCGTTGGGGGGATTGACCCGGGATTTTTCCATTCCTGCCGGGGAATCCGTGCAGGTTGACTTTATCCTGGCCTGGTATTTCCCCAATATCTATCTGAATACGATGGGTGATACGGGACGTCCCGATACCGATGGCAAGAAGGGACGGCGGCACTATGCCGCGCGTTTCTCCAATGCGAACGATGTGGCATCCTATGTGGCTGATCATTGGAAGAGCCTGGTTGGCGGGACGAAGCTTTGGAGGGATACGTGGTATGATTCCTCTCTGCCGTTCTGGTTCCTTGACAGGACTTTTGCCAATACGTCGACGTTGGCGACTACGACCAGTCACCGCTTGACGAATGGACGGTTTTATGCCTGGGAGGGAGTAGGCGCTTGTGAAGGTACATGTACTCACGTCTGGCAGTACGCCCAGGCTCCCGCCCGTCTGTTCCCGGACATCGAACGCGTGACGCGCGACCGGGTGGATCTGGGTATAGGATTCCATCCCGAGACGGGGGGGATCGGCATGCGGGCCGAGCATAACCGGCAACCTGCCATTGACGGACAATGCGGACGGATTATGGGGATTTGGAGGGAACACACGATGAGCGCTGACGATTCCTTCCTCAACAAGGTTTGGCCTCGTGCGAAAAAGGCTGTCCAGTATGTCTTGGATCATGACCGCGATGGGGACGGGATTCTTGACGGGGCTCAGGAAAATACGTTGGATGCCGCTTGGTATGGCGAAATCGCCTGGACGAGTATTGAAGCTCTTGGGGCGTTCAAGGCTGGCGAGGAAATGGCTCTTGCCGTGGGAGACGGAGAGTTTGCCAAGCTGTGCCGGGATCGCCGGGAGAAAGGCCGCAAAGCTGTAGAGGCGCGTCTCTTCAATGGGAAATGGTTCATCCAGAAGAAGGATGAAGCTCATCCGAACGTGTTTGGCACATATAATGGGAGTTTCATCGACCAGTTGTTCGGACAAAGCATGGCTTATCAGTGCGGATTGGGCGAACTCATTTCCCCCGACAGGCAGAAAAAGGCTCTCCGATCCATCTGGGACAATAATTTTTCACCCGATCTGACGGAGTATCTCAAACATGTCCGGCCTTTGGGACGTCCCTATTACGTTGAAGGGGAGGGGGGGACTCTGATGTGTACGAATGCCTTGAATGAATCCGATCCGTATAAGGGCAGCAGCTGGACTCACGGCTATCTCAACGAGTGCATGTCCGGATTCGAGCATCAACTTGCCTCTCACATGATGCGCGCGGGCATGGTGAAGGAGGCATTGGCTGTAACGCGGGCCATCCATGACCGTTATTCTGCGGAGAAGCGCAATCCTTACAACGAGATTGAGTGTTCCGACCATTATGCCCGTGCCATGGCCAGTTACGGAACGTTCCTGAGCGCTTGCGGATATGATTACAATGGGCCGGAGGG
- a CDS encoding RbsD/FucU domain-containing protein, producing MKRNIVSLLAFLLLACSCLASEGREDGLSQVKNMMPLLGHRNWVVVTDAAYPLQSNPGIKTIVVDGEQPAVVKAVLDMLAVQKHVRPLVYTDTELDFVREEDAPGINAYREGLRKMLSGVRPVSLPHEDIIAQLDEAASVFNVVIIKTQGLLPYTSVFFKLDCAYWTEKGEKRLRDEIKEHSTP from the coding sequence ATGAAACGTAATATTGTCTCCTTGCTGGCCTTTCTGCTTCTCGCCTGTTCCTGTTTAGCGTCCGAAGGGCGGGAAGACGGATTGTCCCAAGTGAAGAATATGATGCCTTTGCTGGGGCATCGCAACTGGGTTGTGGTGACGGATGCCGCTTATCCTCTCCAGAGCAATCCCGGCATTAAGACGATCGTGGTCGACGGGGAACAGCCTGCCGTTGTCAAAGCGGTTCTGGACATGCTGGCCGTGCAGAAACACGTCCGCCCCCTTGTGTATACGGATACCGAGCTCGATTTTGTCCGTGAAGAAGATGCTCCCGGAATTAATGCCTATCGTGAAGGATTGCGAAAAATGCTTTCCGGCGTCCGTCCGGTTTCCCTGCCGCATGAAGACATCATTGCCCAATTGGATGAGGCGGCGTCCGTCTTCAATGTCGTCATTATCAAGACCCAAGGGTTACTGCCTTATACCTCTGTGTTTTTCAAACTGGATTGCGCCTATTGGACGGAAAAGGGAGAAAAACGCCTGCGTGATGAAATAAAAGAGCATTCCACTCCGTAA
- the aspA gene encoding aspartate ammonia-lyase, with amino-acid sequence MKEELFPHSLRSSLLKDFTSDDLDVLLEYGRESVYVPGDFLFYEKMPPSRLYVLLTGSVRLARGIGDELNPLLDVGPGSLLGERMLYDKGSPHSLTGEVMERSVCLEWNHDDLDRLGRAHPELLERLRTTIAGSVSLRPVLGAPAGNKPGDVFRVEKDLLGERKVPASALYGIQTMRGVENFPITDIPLSSYPNLIRGLALVKKACALTNADLGLLDKERSRAIVQACDELLDGRFYDHFVVDMMQGGAGTSCNMNANEVIANRALELCGRERGDYAFIHPNNHVNLSQSTNDVYPTAFRLGLRFALKRLLLAVDKLAGSFEAKGAEFADVIKMGRTQLQDAVPMTLGQEFSAFACTLREDIQRLEEAENLLKEVNMGATAIGSGISTVPGYRERVRERLQEVSGLEIVTASNLFEATQDTGALVQLSGVLKRTSTKLSKICNDLRLLSSGPRAGLGEINLPPLQPGSSIMPGKVNPVVPEVVNQVAFEVIGNDVTITIAAEAGQLQLNVMEPVIVWSLFKSINHLRQACIVLKERTVDGITANRDVCRSYVDRSIGIVTALLPVIGYAQATELAKEALHSTKSVREIVLEKGILTEEEVDRYLDPRNMFS; translated from the coding sequence ATGAAGGAAGAGCTGTTTCCGCATTCGTTGCGTTCATCGCTGTTAAAGGATTTTACATCGGACGATTTGGATGTCCTGTTGGAATATGGACGGGAGAGTGTTTATGTCCCGGGCGACTTTTTGTTTTATGAAAAGATGCCGCCTTCGCGCCTGTACGTCCTGTTAACGGGGAGCGTCCGTTTGGCCCGTGGTATCGGGGATGAGCTGAATCCCCTGCTGGATGTCGGACCCGGTTCCCTGCTCGGGGAGAGAATGCTCTATGACAAGGGCAGCCCCCATTCGTTAACGGGAGAAGTGATGGAGCGCTCCGTGTGCCTTGAGTGGAACCATGACGACCTTGACCGGTTGGGCAGGGCTCATCCCGAACTGTTGGAGCGTCTGCGGACGACAATAGCCGGAAGCGTATCGCTGCGTCCGGTTCTTGGTGCTCCTGCCGGGAATAAACCGGGGGATGTTTTCCGGGTGGAGAAGGATCTCCTCGGTGAGCGCAAAGTGCCTGCTTCCGCTTTGTACGGCATCCAGACGATGCGCGGCGTGGAAAATTTCCCGATTACGGATATTCCTCTGAGTTCCTATCCGAACCTGATTCGCGGGCTGGCTTTGGTGAAGAAGGCGTGCGCCCTGACGAATGCCGATCTCGGCCTGCTGGACAAGGAACGCAGCCGAGCCATTGTCCAGGCTTGCGATGAATTGCTGGACGGCAGGTTCTATGATCATTTCGTGGTAGATATGATGCAGGGGGGCGCCGGCACGTCATGCAACATGAATGCCAATGAAGTGATCGCTAACAGGGCGTTGGAACTTTGCGGACGGGAGCGCGGCGACTATGCTTTCATCCACCCCAACAATCATGTTAACCTGAGCCAGAGTACGAATGACGTGTACCCGACGGCATTCCGGCTGGGGCTGCGGTTTGCCCTGAAACGCCTTCTGCTGGCTGTAGACAAACTGGCGGGCTCTTTTGAGGCGAAGGGGGCGGAGTTTGCCGATGTGATCAAAATGGGGAGGACCCAGTTGCAGGATGCCGTTCCGATGACGCTGGGACAAGAGTTTTCGGCGTTTGCCTGTACGCTGCGCGAAGACATCCAGCGGTTGGAGGAAGCGGAGAATTTGCTCAAGGAAGTGAACATGGGGGCGACGGCTATCGGTTCCGGTATCAGTACAGTGCCCGGTTACCGCGAACGCGTCCGGGAACGGTTGCAGGAGGTTTCCGGGCTGGAGATTGTGACGGCCAGCAATCTGTTTGAAGCGACGCAGGATACGGGGGCTCTTGTCCAACTATCCGGGGTTTTGAAGAGGACATCCACCAAGCTTAGCAAGATTTGCAACGATTTGCGCCTGCTTTCTTCCGGCCCACGTGCCGGACTCGGGGAAATCAATCTGCCTCCTCTTCAGCCGGGCAGCAGCATTATGCCCGGGAAGGTGAATCCCGTCGTGCCGGAGGTCGTCAACCAAGTGGCTTTCGAGGTGATCGGTAATGATGTAACCATTACGATCGCCGCTGAGGCCGGACAGTTGCAACTCAATGTAATGGAGCCGGTTATTGTCTGGTCTCTCTTCAAGAGCATCAATCACTTGAGGCAGGCTTGCATTGTTCTCAAGGAACGGACGGTGGATGGAATTACCGCTAACCGCGATGTGTGCCGCAGCTATGTGGACCGCAGTATTGGCATTGTGACGGCTCTTTTACCCGTCATTGGTTATGCCCAGGCGACGGAGCTGGCGAAGGAAGCCCTGCATTCTACCAAGAGTGTTCGTGAAATCGTGCTGGAGAAAGGTATTTTGACGGAAGAAGAGGTGGATCGCTACCTGGATCCGCGCAACATGTTTTCCTGA
- a CDS encoding L,D-transpeptidase family protein, whose protein sequence is MSASKRGGLSWMIWVGVLVTTMCFQACNDSAKARDVQAKARTSPKMSEYLAPGNMHVGSPVFLRAIKEDKILELWVQPKGSGSFVLVKRYPVAAMSGNLGPKEKEGDNQVPEGFYEVVPAALNPNSKYHLSFNIGYPNEYDRSLGRTGSYIMVHGSDVSAGCIAITDEGIEEVYTMVAEALKEGQKTVPIQIYPFVPTPARLWQERKSPYFPFWKVLEKTWEWTELNKMPAPIVFENNQLVMKIPAPLQTPPPAPEKELTQS, encoded by the coding sequence ATGAGCGCTTCCAAACGAGGAGGATTAAGCTGGATGATATGGGTAGGTGTTCTTGTGACGACGATGTGTTTCCAAGCATGCAATGACTCTGCGAAGGCCCGTGACGTACAGGCCAAAGCCCGGACGTCGCCGAAGATGTCCGAATATCTGGCACCGGGTAATATGCATGTGGGCAGTCCGGTTTTTCTCCGAGCAATCAAGGAGGATAAGATTCTGGAACTGTGGGTACAGCCGAAGGGCTCCGGCTCGTTTGTTCTGGTGAAGCGTTATCCGGTGGCTGCCATGTCCGGCAATCTGGGACCGAAGGAAAAGGAGGGGGACAACCAGGTGCCGGAAGGTTTTTACGAGGTTGTTCCCGCTGCCCTCAATCCGAATAGCAAGTACCATCTTTCCTTCAATATCGGCTATCCGAACGAGTATGACCGTTCTCTGGGACGCACCGGTTCCTACATCATGGTACACGGCAGCGACGTATCGGCGGGATGTATCGCCATCACGGATGAAGGTATTGAGGAAGTGTATACGATGGTGGCGGAAGCCTTGAAGGAAGGGCAGAAGACAGTGCCTATCCAGATTTATCCTTTTGTTCCGACCCCGGCCAGGCTGTGGCAGGAACGTAAATCTCCTTATTTCCCGTTCTGGAAAGTGCTGGAGAAGACATGGGAATGGACGGAGTTGAATAAAATGCCGGCTCCGATTGTCTTTGAAAACAACCAGCTTGTGATGAAAATCCCTGCTCCTCTCCAGACTCCTCCTCCTGCCCCGGAAAAAGAGCTGACACAGTCCTAG
- a CDS encoding pyridoxal-phosphate dependent enzyme yields the protein MSELNDRLFEEILQARQRVYAVGKPTPLQKLNLRGIDAPVYVKREDLGPIKAYKWRGAYNCMASLPADKLAKGVVAASAGNHAQGVALAARVLNCKARIYMPRSTPEVKQVEVKRHGGDHVEIVLHGDSYDETASAAHQYAEKHGCSFIHPYDDIKTMGGQGTLADEVVMSGHGPFDRAYVQIGGGGLAAAVACGLKKFWPDIKIIAVEGIDQASMKASVEQGGRTTLSYVDVFCDGTAVRIPGEETFEICKELVDEYVTVTNNEVCHSIRAMWEANRVVPEPSGAMGLAGFLKQWDEGLVRPDEKSLVIISGANMDFTHLAQIARQAGIGNYETHYLRIPMAAKKGQLLKYLRNMPESTTLVDMQYGKTAGDIQYPVFGVSVSDEDLDLIRKRLQDKDIGFEDISADDDVNFRIIHYQTELFDNPLFVKIEFPERCGALLDFMERIVDIASVCYFNYAYSGERVGRALVGLEFDSPDMREACMDRIGKMPRNVIRAVHNVSETAKERIMGNENPIHFKGH from the coding sequence ATGAGCGAACTCAACGATCGCCTTTTCGAAGAAATCCTCCAGGCCCGCCAACGCGTGTACGCCGTCGGTAAGCCCACCCCCCTCCAGAAACTGAATCTGAGAGGAATCGACGCCCCCGTCTATGTCAAGCGCGAGGATCTCGGCCCCATTAAGGCCTACAAATGGAGAGGCGCCTACAATTGCATGGCATCCCTGCCTGCGGACAAACTCGCCAAGGGTGTCGTCGCCGCCTCTGCCGGAAATCATGCCCAGGGTGTAGCGCTTGCGGCACGCGTACTCAACTGCAAGGCGCGCATCTACATGCCCCGCTCTACCCCGGAAGTTAAACAGGTGGAAGTCAAACGCCACGGCGGCGACCATGTCGAAATCGTCCTGCACGGCGACAGCTACGATGAAACCGCCAGTGCCGCCCACCAGTACGCCGAAAAACACGGTTGTTCATTCATCCACCCCTACGACGACATTAAAACCATGGGGGGCCAGGGAACGCTGGCCGACGAAGTCGTCATGAGCGGCCACGGTCCATTTGACCGCGCCTACGTCCAAATCGGAGGCGGCGGTCTTGCCGCAGCCGTAGCCTGCGGGCTGAAAAAATTCTGGCCGGACATCAAAATCATTGCCGTAGAAGGTATCGACCAGGCATCCATGAAAGCTTCCGTCGAACAAGGAGGACGTACGACTCTGTCCTACGTGGATGTCTTCTGCGACGGCACTGCCGTCCGCATCCCCGGTGAAGAAACTTTTGAAATCTGCAAAGAGCTCGTCGACGAATACGTCACCGTCACCAACAACGAAGTCTGCCACTCCATCCGTGCCATGTGGGAGGCCAACCGCGTCGTCCCCGAACCCTCCGGAGCCATGGGACTGGCCGGATTCCTCAAGCAATGGGACGAAGGCCTGGTTCGACCCGATGAAAAAAGCCTCGTCATCATTTCCGGCGCCAATATGGATTTCACCCACCTGGCACAAATCGCCCGCCAGGCCGGCATCGGCAACTACGAAACCCACTACCTGCGCATCCCCATGGCCGCCAAGAAGGGCCAGTTGCTCAAATACCTCCGCAACATGCCGGAATCGACCACCCTCGTCGACATGCAATACGGCAAAACCGCCGGGGATATCCAATACCCCGTTTTCGGAGTGTCCGTCTCCGACGAAGACCTGGACCTCATCCGTAAACGGCTTCAGGACAAGGATATCGGGTTCGAGGACATCAGTGCCGACGACGACGTCAATTTCCGCATTATCCACTATCAGACGGAACTCTTCGACAACCCGCTCTTTGTCAAAATCGAATTCCCCGAACGTTGCGGAGCCTTACTGGATTTCATGGAGCGCATTGTCGATATAGCCTCAGTTTGCTATTTCAACTACGCCTACTCCGGCGAACGCGTCGGACGTGCCCTCGTCGGTCTGGAATTCGATTCACCCGACATGCGGGAAGCATGTATGGACCGCATCGGGAAAATGCCCCGCAATGTCATTCGTGCCGTCCACAATGTCTCCGAGACAGCCAAGGAACGCATCATGGGCAACGAGAATCCCATCCACTTCAAAGGGCACTAA
- a CDS encoding Maf family protein has product MSPLPRLILASQSPRRKDLLASTGLDFEIIVRPSDEIQDSSMEPERLCLYNAGLKADAVAREFPDATVIGADTLVFLGNEPLGKPCDRNDAVRMLTMLSGKFHCVCTGVCLRSPLGHIDLPVITKVKFRKLSPSTIDRYLELVHVLDKAGAYAFQEHGDMIAESIEGDANNVIGLPIDALMRQLAAWGYSR; this is encoded by the coding sequence ATGTCTCCTCTCCCACGCCTCATCCTCGCCTCGCAATCCCCGAGGCGTAAAGACCTTTTGGCGTCCACCGGACTCGATTTCGAGATCATCGTCCGACCGTCCGACGAAATCCAGGATTCTTCCATGGAACCGGAACGTCTCTGCCTGTACAACGCCGGCCTGAAAGCCGATGCCGTCGCCCGCGAATTCCCCGATGCTACCGTCATCGGGGCCGATACCCTCGTCTTCCTCGGCAACGAACCTCTCGGCAAACCCTGCGACAGGAATGATGCCGTCCGCATGCTTACAATGCTGTCCGGAAAATTTCACTGTGTCTGCACCGGTGTCTGCTTGCGTTCTCCATTGGGTCACATTGACTTGCCGGTCATCACAAAAGTGAAATTCCGGAAGCTCTCTCCATCAACTATCGACCGCTATCTGGAACTCGTACATGTCCTTGACAAAGCAGGGGCTTATGCCTTTCAAGAGCATGGAGACATGATCGCCGAGTCCATCGAAGGAGATGCCAATAATGTCATCGGCCTCCCCATTGATGCCCTGATGCGCCAACTGGCAGCCTGGGGATATTCCCGCTAG